A stretch of the Desulfobacter sp. genome encodes the following:
- the queD gene encoding 6-carboxytetrahydropterin synthase QueD produces the protein MTGVYEIYVKDHFAASHALKGYGGICSKIHGHNWTVEAWIQCTRLNKLGIGINFKDVKHVIRDVLDKLDHTTLNEIMEFGSINPTAENLAKFVYGELSRRLNTEHIKVNKIMVFESPECGAAYQER, from the coding sequence ATGACAGGCGTATATGAAATCTATGTCAAAGACCATTTTGCCGCCTCCCATGCCCTCAAGGGATATGGCGGCATTTGTTCTAAAATCCACGGCCACAACTGGACAGTGGAAGCTTGGATCCAATGCACCAGACTCAATAAACTGGGAATTGGCATCAATTTCAAAGATGTAAAACATGTAATCCGGGATGTTTTGGATAAGCTGGATCACACCACCTTAAACGAAATAATGGAATTCGGCAGCATCAACCCCACGGCTGAAAATCTGGCCAAATTTGTCTATGGAGAATTATCCAGGCGGTTGAATACCGAGCATATCAAGGTAAACAAAATCATGGTGTTTGAAAGCCCTGAATGCGGGGCAGCCTACCAGGAAAGATGA
- a CDS encoding SGNH/GDSL hydrolase family protein, which yields MIKKILICTVCIVGVVVVILGYGYQSATQLPDNTPKAFLASGKKAEKVVVCIGDSITHGRVSHNYVDELQARFQGQDVFFVNAGINSELAYNVLQRIDEVVKCSPDFITILIGTNDVSATLNEKNAARYVREQNLPRIPDPKWYEKNLIAIIDILRTKTRAQIGLLSLPPITEDRRHPGFARTREYSKIIKDLAAQHNLVYLPLNEKMNAVLQTRDPQMKSSYVAGEYKLMYKAIFSHYILGRTWDEIAENNDFVFLTDNLHLNGRGALTVAGLIEGFLGGYNDLSAKTTGALE from the coding sequence ATGATTAAAAAAATATTGATCTGCACGGTATGTATTGTTGGGGTGGTGGTTGTGATTCTCGGATATGGATACCAGTCTGCCACCCAACTTCCCGACAATACTCCCAAAGCATTTCTGGCATCAGGGAAAAAGGCTGAAAAGGTGGTGGTCTGTATCGGTGACAGCATTACCCACGGCAGGGTGAGCCACAACTATGTGGATGAACTCCAGGCCAGGTTTCAAGGTCAGGATGTTTTTTTTGTGAATGCAGGCATCAACAGCGAGCTGGCCTATAATGTACTCCAAAGGATTGATGAGGTGGTCAAATGCAGCCCTGATTTCATTACCATCCTGATCGGCACCAATGATGTGTCAGCCACCTTGAATGAAAAAAATGCGGCCAGATATGTCAGAGAACAGAACCTGCCCAGGATTCCTGATCCTAAATGGTATGAGAAGAATCTGATTGCCATCATTGATATCCTGAGGACAAAAACCAGGGCCCAAATAGGGCTGCTCTCTTTGCCGCCCATTACCGAAGACAGGAGACACCCGGGCTTTGCAAGAACGAGAGAATATTCCAAAATTATCAAAGACCTGGCTGCCCAGCATAATCTGGTGTATCTTCCTTTAAACGAAAAGATGAATGCTGTTTTGCAAACCCGTGACCCTCAAATGAAATCTTCCTATGTGGCAGGGGAGTACAAGCTGATGTACAAAGCGATCTTCAGCCATTATATCCTGGGCCGAACCTGGGATGAGATCGCAGAAAACAATGATTTTGTTTTTTTGACGGATAACCTTCATCTCAACGGCAGGGGCGCTTTGACCGTTGCCGGATTAATAGAGGGGTTTCTGGGGGGGTACAATGATTTATCTGCAAAGACGACAGGGGCTCTCGAATAA
- a CDS encoding hemolysin III family protein, whose amino-acid sequence MNTKKAGIRHQEAFNCYSHLAGGIAALVGTIYLAKLASSSASTLITALIYGFSIVFLFSASTLYHRFKKKENELSLWRRMDRLAIFFMIAGTCTPICYFCMEGNWRWAMIAIQWGLVGFGVISQLFFPSAPRTLYVLIYIIMGWATLLPIHQVLANMSQVEEILLFTGGAAFTLGGLIYAIKRPRMVPGVFSFHELFHVMILIGGVLHYAMIYRVYFDIAANA is encoded by the coding sequence TTGAATACAAAAAAAGCAGGCATCAGACATCAGGAAGCATTTAATTGTTATTCACACCTGGCAGGGGGGATTGCCGCCCTTGTGGGCACCATTTACCTGGCAAAACTGGCAAGCAGTTCAGCATCGACCTTAATTACCGCGCTTATTTACGGTTTTTCCATTGTATTTCTCTTTTCTGCCTCCACCCTCTACCACCGATTTAAAAAAAAAGAGAATGAACTTTCCTTGTGGCGGAGAATGGACCGCCTGGCCATTTTTTTCATGATTGCCGGAACCTGTACCCCCATCTGCTATTTTTGCATGGAAGGAAATTGGCGCTGGGCCATGATTGCCATCCAATGGGGGTTGGTGGGATTTGGGGTCATTTCCCAATTATTTTTCCCCAGTGCCCCAAGAACCCTGTATGTCCTGATATACATTATCATGGGCTGGGCCACCCTTTTGCCCATTCATCAGGTGCTGGCAAACATGTCCCAGGTTGAAGAGATCCTGTTGTTCACCGGCGGGGCTGCCTTTACCCTGGGCGGCCTGATTTATGCGATTAAAAGACCCCGAATGGTTCCCGGGGTATTTAGTTTTCACGAATTGTTTCATGTCATGATTCTCATCGGCGGTGTGCTTCATTATGCCATGATCTACCGGGTTTATTTTGACATTGCAGCCAATGCCTGA
- a CDS encoding transporter substrate-binding domain-containing protein translates to MLKILVLSAVFSLGVSVSAYLEERVVFGSFPIPLMVIDENTGVFIELVKAIGQRANLDIEIYLAPPKRATLSFANKKTEVLFPAINSIFTPDQKYLKSRESFYVRKDFAFTRKNGPLLNDIKSLEGKTIGLTRGYTYSNALLNNTKIRFSLANRDESNVRKLLARRIDAFVVEEKSGLNAFLNTNKASRVQYDKFQPVSKEDIFFAFHDNARGRRLESLVSKAIREMKHDHSFDKIMARSQ, encoded by the coding sequence ATGTTGAAGATATTAGTTTTGTCCGCGGTATTCAGTCTGGGTGTAAGCGTGTCGGCTTACCTAGAAGAACGGGTGGTTTTTGGCTCTTTTCCGATTCCTTTGATGGTGATTGATGAAAACACGGGCGTGTTTATCGAACTTGTCAAAGCCATTGGGCAAAGGGCCAACCTGGATATCGAAATTTATCTGGCGCCGCCTAAAAGGGCCACCCTATCCTTTGCAAACAAAAAAACAGAGGTATTATTTCCCGCAATCAATTCTATTTTCACCCCGGATCAGAAATATTTAAAATCCAGGGAGAGTTTTTATGTGCGAAAAGACTTTGCCTTTACCCGAAAAAACGGGCCCCTGTTAAATGATATTAAAAGTCTGGAAGGCAAGACCATCGGGTTGACCCGGGGGTATACCTATTCAAACGCATTGTTAAATAATACAAAAATCCGATTTTCTCTGGCCAACAGGGATGAGAGCAATGTCAGAAAATTATTGGCCAGGCGAATCGATGCCTTTGTGGTTGAGGAAAAATCCGGATTAAACGCGTTTTTAAATACCAATAAAGCCTCCCGGGTTCAATACGATAAGTTCCAACCTGTTTCAAAGGAAGATATTTTTTTTGCCTTTCATGACAACGCCCGGGGAAGGCGGCTGGAAAGTTTAGTGTCCAAAGCCATCCGGGAGATGAAACATGATCACTCGTTTGATAAAATTATGGCAAGGTCTCAATAA
- a CDS encoding type III secretion system chaperone, with translation MDIAKHADDLLDHLGSVLNLTNLKFDDNNQCFFTLEKKMVFMLYLDDEEMNSIIINLPMGMLPENENRERLMYEMLCGNYCWGITDGATIGVDEETAVISLSYLVQLPLQAQGQMVDIVAKLVAVAQYWMKKIETISQEAGVIKSPQTTANFIRV, from the coding sequence ATGGATATTGCTAAACACGCTGACGACCTATTGGATCATCTGGGTTCTGTCTTAAACCTTACCAACTTAAAATTTGATGATAATAATCAGTGTTTTTTTACCTTGGAGAAAAAAATGGTTTTCATGCTTTATCTGGATGATGAAGAGATGAATTCAATCATCATAAACCTGCCAATGGGAATGCTTCCGGAAAATGAAAACCGTGAACGCCTGATGTATGAAATGCTATGCGGAAATTACTGCTGGGGTATTACAGATGGTGCAACCATTGGCGTGGACGAAGAAACGGCTGTCATCAGCTTGAGCTATTTGGTACAGCTTCCCCTGCAGGCCCAAGGACAGATGGTTGATATTGTAGCCAAACTGGTTGCCGTTGCCCAGTATTGGATGAAAAAGATTGAAACCATATCCCAAGAGGCAGGGGTGATCAAGTCCCCCCAGACCACAGCCAATTTTATTCGGGTTTAA
- a CDS encoding U32 family peptidase translates to MKNKIELLAPGGDLDSIKAAIAAGADAIYCGLNKFNARNRAANINFDDLTGVIHLAHKNNCKVFLTLNILITGNEIPALVRLLNKLINTSIDGVVVQDFGLFYLLSKYFDGLKIHASTQLNTHNPGQIKFLSRLSANRVNLARELSISEIKDLALTGQKKDISTEVFVHGSYCIGFSGLCYMSSVHGGNSGNRGRCSQPCRDRYLTTPEGKDFPLNLKDNSAFFDLEKLSEAGVDSLKIEGRIKGFDYVYSVVNCWKKRVQNFYGQKRINPDNRDLYKVFNRDFSNAYLRGDIHKNMFIDSPRDNSIKQFSKTDKETAEKKIRYYEEKAETSTIVKNKIKGLTTAKIPLTIRVSGKIGTPLNVTVISGDDSFVVRSKTNLSNAGIDPRILHTPNHQKDAAAMFSGGKSFGPKKNKNPDRRLNQGVLLSRFKAVNDTAYYIEHMDLDNLQEDLFVSFKDLTGIKKQILSILSGSKQIFDPIDPPFLKKEKPIKIKPSLSVLISSKKDLHLFNKSAANIFFQLPDSLNDGDGFIDFFLENKELTPWFPSVLIGKDYIAGVKFLERVQPKLIVTNNTGIAYEACKKAIPWIAGPFLNIVNSFSLLCLKENFNCYGSFISNEISRKQIKSIIKPANFKLYYSLYHPILLMTSRQCLLHRVIGCEKDYIEEDCIPRCNRSSSITNLNKVPFFIQKTKNNHHCIYNNENFLNTDILTDFPNVFSSFFVDLRDIKTQTKIGMDKSCIIALFENFLSGVSDSENILKQMIHPSTNGQYKKGI, encoded by the coding sequence ATGAAAAATAAAATCGAACTGCTGGCCCCGGGCGGAGATCTTGATTCCATAAAAGCGGCAATAGCCGCAGGTGCGGATGCCATATACTGCGGCCTGAATAAATTTAACGCCAGAAACCGGGCCGCCAATATAAATTTTGACGATTTAACCGGGGTGATTCACCTTGCCCATAAAAACAATTGCAAAGTTTTTTTAACCCTTAATATATTGATCACGGGAAATGAAATCCCGGCCCTTGTAAGGCTGCTCAATAAATTGATCAATACAAGTATTGACGGGGTTGTTGTTCAGGATTTCGGATTGTTCTACCTATTATCCAAATATTTTGATGGCCTGAAAATCCATGCCTCCACACAGCTCAACACACATAATCCAGGACAGATAAAATTTTTGAGCAGGCTTTCGGCCAATCGGGTTAACCTGGCAAGGGAGCTGAGTATTTCTGAGATAAAAGATCTGGCTTTGACCGGGCAAAAAAAAGATATCAGTACTGAGGTATTTGTCCATGGGTCTTATTGCATTGGTTTTTCAGGCCTGTGTTATATGAGTTCTGTTCATGGGGGGAACTCAGGGAATCGCGGCAGATGCAGCCAGCCCTGCCGCGACAGGTATCTTACCACCCCTGAGGGTAAGGATTTTCCCCTTAATCTTAAAGATAACTCAGCTTTTTTTGATCTGGAAAAATTATCTGAGGCCGGGGTTGATTCCTTAAAAATAGAAGGCAGAATCAAGGGGTTTGACTATGTGTATTCAGTGGTCAACTGCTGGAAAAAACGTGTCCAGAATTTTTATGGTCAAAAGAGAATCAACCCGGACAATCGTGATCTTTATAAGGTCTTTAACCGGGATTTTTCAAATGCGTATTTAAGGGGGGATATTCATAAAAATATGTTTATTGATAGCCCCCGGGACAATTCAATCAAACAATTTTCCAAAACAGATAAGGAGACGGCAGAAAAGAAAATCAGGTATTATGAAGAAAAAGCTGAGACCTCAACCATTGTCAAAAACAAAATCAAAGGATTAACTACAGCAAAAATTCCTTTAACAATAAGGGTTTCAGGAAAAATTGGCACCCCTTTAAACGTGACTGTAATAAGTGGTGACGATTCATTTGTTGTACGTTCTAAAACCAATTTGTCAAATGCCGGTATTGATCCCCGGATCCTGCACACCCCGAACCATCAAAAAGATGCAGCAGCAATGTTTTCGGGCGGCAAATCCTTTGGCCCCAAAAAAAATAAAAACCCTGACAGGCGCCTGAATCAGGGTGTTTTATTAAGCCGGTTCAAGGCCGTAAATGACACGGCATATTACATTGAACATATGGATTTAGATAATCTTCAGGAAGATCTTTTTGTATCTTTTAAAGATCTTACCGGGATTAAAAAACAAATTTTATCTATCTTAAGTGGTTCAAAACAAATTTTTGACCCAATTGACCCTCCCTTCTTAAAAAAAGAAAAGCCTATAAAAATTAAGCCCAGTCTTTCTGTATTAATTTCCTCTAAAAAGGATTTGCATCTTTTCAATAAAAGCGCTGCAAATATTTTTTTTCAACTTCCTGACAGTCTTAACGATGGTGACGGGTTTATAGATTTTTTTTTAGAAAATAAAGAATTAACCCCCTGGTTTCCGTCTGTTCTAATCGGAAAAGACTATATAGCTGGGGTAAAATTTCTTGAACGTGTGCAGCCAAAACTGATTGTAACCAATAATACCGGCATCGCTTATGAAGCCTGTAAAAAGGCAATTCCCTGGATAGCAGGTCCATTTTTAAATATTGTCAATTCATTCAGCCTTTTATGTTTAAAAGAAAATTTTAATTGTTACGGTTCATTTATTTCAAATGAGATTAGCCGAAAACAGATCAAAAGTATTATTAAGCCGGCAAATTTTAAATTGTATTATAGTCTTTATCATCCTATTTTATTGATGACCAGCAGGCAATGTCTGCTTCACCGGGTGATTGGATGCGAAAAAGATTATATTGAAGAAGACTGTATTCCAAGATGTAATAGATCTTCATCCATTACAAATTTAAACAAGGTTCCTTTTTTTATTCAGAAAACAAAGAACAACCATCATTGCATCTATAATAATGAGAATTTTCTGAATACAGATATCCTCACTGATTTTCCAAATGTTTTCTCCAGTTTTTTTGTTGATTTAAGGGATATTAAAACCCAGACTAAAATAGGGATGGATAAATCCTGTATAATTGCGCTTTTTGAAAATTTTCTAAGTGGAGTCTCCGATTCAGAAAATATACTCAAACAAATGATTCATCCCTCGACCAACGGCCAATATAAAAAAGGCATCTAA
- a CDS encoding DUF2132 domain-containing protein, producing MGNKQKNNPLHGITLEKAVIQLQEHYSWEGLAQRININCFKSDPSVKSSLRFLRKTQWARDKVESLYVSTFNQKSPWDNAR from the coding sequence ATGGGCAATAAACAGAAAAATAACCCCTTGCATGGAATCACCCTGGAAAAAGCGGTGATTCAATTACAGGAGCATTACAGCTGGGAAGGGCTGGCCCAGAGGATCAATATCAATTGTTTTAAAAGTGACCCGTCCGTCAAGTCCTCTCTGAGGTTTTTACGCAAAACACAATGGGCCAGAGATAAGGTGGAAAGCCTGTATGTTTCAACGTTTAACCAAAAATCGCCATGGGATAATGCCAGATAG
- a CDS encoding bile acid:sodium symporter family protein, with protein MNALETLIDSKLNFNIKVLDSIVNNKKYKFAQFVTPPEQPLFDKIFKLMIILMLFFVMVGMGLTLTGKDFLILISKPRGIIIGVVLQFGIMPLIAVALGYLMGFHSAYPYIYVGMILITATPGGVTSNLMTHYAKGDVALSVSLTSLFTVLSIFFVPLLLNAYCANIPDVNVPTKIIAVTITVLVILPLAIGMIFRKFNEGLAKKITPVFSILGIIALLFLIVAGIFSNLEGFADTRRHGLLFYTMVLMLSASGMVVGAIVPVLFKVAHVQVRAISLETGLRNASLAMTIALLIQDAMGDFHSSMFWVSGMFGLSMYIAGIIAIKVYPKLFPIN; from the coding sequence TTGAACGCCCTCGAGACGCTTATTGACAGCAAGCTCAACTTTAATATTAAAGTTCTGGACTCTATCGTCAACAATAAGAAATATAAGTTTGCCCAGTTTGTCACCCCGCCGGAACAGCCTTTGTTTGATAAAATTTTTAAACTGATGATCATACTCATGCTTTTTTTTGTCATGGTGGGTATGGGACTGACCCTGACGGGCAAGGATTTTTTAATCCTTATTTCCAAACCCAGGGGAATTATTATCGGGGTGGTGCTCCAGTTCGGGATCATGCCGCTGATTGCCGTGGCACTTGGCTATTTGATGGGGTTTCATTCTGCCTATCCCTATATCTATGTGGGAATGATCCTGATCACGGCCACGCCCGGAGGGGTAACCTCCAATTTGATGACCCATTATGCCAAAGGGGATGTTGCCCTGTCTGTTTCGCTGACCTCCCTGTTCACGGTTTTATCCATATTTTTTGTCCCGCTGCTCTTAAATGCCTATTGCGCCAATATACCCGATGTAAACGTTCCCACAAAGATCATTGCCGTGACCATTACCGTACTGGTCATCCTTCCCCTTGCCATTGGCATGATATTTCGAAAGTTCAATGAAGGCCTTGCAAAGAAAATCACCCCTGTATTCAGCATCCTGGGTATTATTGCACTCTTGTTCCTTATCGTTGCCGGTATTTTCAGCAACCTTGAAGGGTTTGCAGATACCCGGCGGCATGGTCTTTTGTTTTATACCATGGTGCTTATGCTGAGCGCTTCAGGTATGGTGGTCGGCGCTATTGTACCGGTCCTTTTCAAGGTTGCCCATGTTCAGGTCCGGGCGATTTCCCTTGAAACCGGCCTGAGAAATGCCTCTTTGGCCATGACCATTGCCCTGTTGATTCAGGATGCCATGGGGGATTTTCATTCCTCAATGTTCTGGGTGTCCGGGATGTTCGGGTTGTCCATGTATATTGCCGGGATCATTGCCATCAAGGTCTATCCCAAATTATTTCCCATAAACTAA
- a CDS encoding DUF302 domain-containing protein yields the protein MKISSVIFTIFLVTSAVYAGDGMLNVESKFSVENTADRMERVLNEKGMTIFNRINHSESAGNIGIQLGETQLKIFGNPKAGSPLMKCQQSIAIDLPQKALIWKDENNKVWISYNDPRYLQKRHKMSGCEKAISKIEKALANITKSAADKE from the coding sequence ATGAAAATATCAAGCGTGATATTCACAATTTTTTTGGTCACATCAGCCGTATATGCGGGAGACGGGATGCTGAATGTAGAAAGTAAATTTAGCGTTGAAAATACAGCAGATCGAATGGAAAGGGTTTTAAATGAAAAAGGGATGACTATTTTTAACAGAATTAACCATTCTGAGAGTGCCGGCAACATTGGTATTCAATTAGGTGAAACCCAATTAAAAATATTCGGAAATCCAAAGGCCGGCAGTCCGCTCATGAAATGTCAGCAGAGTATCGCCATAGATTTACCGCAAAAAGCACTCATCTGGAAAGACGAAAATAATAAGGTCTGGATATCTTATAATGACCCAAGATATTTGCAAAAAAGACACAAAATGTCTGGTTGTGAAAAAGCGATTTCTAAAATAGAGAAGGCTCTTGCCAATATAACAAAATCAGCAGCAGACAAAGAATAG
- a CDS encoding IS256 family transposase — MTEENTEFDFQKALKGIQEGKPFTGKGGVLTSLIKNLAEAALEGELESHLGQEVSANRRNGKSKKTIKSLDGKFELKTPRDRAGTFSPQIVKKHQTTLSDEIERKIIALYGLGMSYNDMASHLQEIYGLEISNATLSTITDKIIHTVKEWQARPLENVYPIVWLDAIHYKVRENGKVGSKAVYTILGVNIEGRKEVLGLYISENEGANFWLQVLTDLSNRGVKDILIACVDGLKGFPEAIETIFPDTEVQLCVVHQIRNSLKYVGSKNKKEFMADLKRVYKAVNKDLAEEELDILENKWNDKYPIVIKSWRNNWERLSHFFKYPEEIRRIIYTTNTIEAVHRQFRKLTKTKGSFPNQDSLLKLLYMGIQNASKKWTMPIQNWSLTISQLAIFFEGRLDKELGI; from the coding sequence ATGACCGAAGAAAACACCGAATTTGATTTTCAAAAAGCCCTTAAAGGCATCCAGGAAGGTAAACCCTTCACAGGTAAGGGCGGCGTCCTTACATCATTAATCAAAAATCTTGCTGAAGCTGCTCTTGAAGGAGAGTTGGAGTCCCATCTCGGGCAGGAAGTTTCTGCCAACCGCCGTAATGGAAAAAGCAAAAAGACCATTAAATCCCTGGATGGTAAATTTGAGCTAAAAACCCCGCGTGACAGGGCCGGAACCTTCTCTCCACAGATCGTCAAAAAACATCAGACAACGCTCAGCGATGAAATTGAAAGAAAGATAATAGCCCTTTACGGCCTGGGCATGAGTTATAATGATATGGCTTCCCATTTACAGGAAATCTATGGACTTGAGATTTCAAATGCCACTCTGAGCACCATTACCGATAAAATCATCCATACCGTCAAAGAATGGCAGGCCAGGCCGTTGGAAAATGTGTACCCAATCGTATGGCTTGATGCCATACATTATAAAGTACGAGAAAACGGAAAGGTCGGCAGCAAAGCCGTTTACACAATTCTTGGGGTGAATATCGAGGGCCGCAAAGAGGTTCTTGGGCTGTACATATCCGAGAATGAGGGTGCGAACTTCTGGCTGCAGGTGTTAACAGACCTTTCAAACCGAGGGGTAAAAGATATCCTGATTGCCTGTGTTGATGGTCTAAAAGGTTTTCCCGAGGCCATTGAGACCATATTCCCGGACACAGAAGTTCAACTCTGCGTAGTCCACCAGATCCGAAATTCATTGAAATACGTTGGTTCCAAAAATAAAAAGGAATTTATGGCAGATCTAAAACGTGTTTATAAAGCGGTCAATAAGGATCTGGCCGAAGAAGAACTGGATATCTTGGAAAATAAATGGAATGACAAATACCCGATTGTGATAAAATCCTGGCGGAACAACTGGGAACGCCTCAGTCATTTCTTTAAATATCCAGAAGAGATTCGACGGATAATATACACCACAAATACCATTGAGGCTGTGCATCGACAGTTTCGAAAACTGACCAAAACAAAGGGATCATTCCCGAACCAGGACAGCCTGTTAAAACTGCTTTACATGGGGATCCAGAACGCCAGTAAAAAATGGACAATGCCGATTCAAAATTGGTCACTGACAATTTCCCAGTTGGCAATTTTCTTTGAAGGCCGGCTGGATAAAGAGCTGGGAATTTGA
- a CDS encoding alpha/beta fold hydrolase, whose translation MPETSKISLSGKELFQRELKKFETAYQSYFLEGETKPRHIGEPFLLHNRSSTRGILLVHGLMAAPEEVREWAQFLYAKGYTVYAPRLAGQGTSAVDLSTRHYTEWIESVDTGKAILKPLCSKMVIGGFSTGAGLALEQAIHHPNDFDGVISISAPLKFKGRSADFVEILHAWNNLVCGFGMNCLARPYAQNHPDNPHINYHRCPVQGIVQVKALMKKVYPGLCSIKIPALIIQGTADPKVDPKSGKKIFQGLSRSDAYYRGIDFHQHGIIRGQIAQKVFDEVDTFLKVIYPA comes from the coding sequence ATGCCTGAGACCTCTAAAATCAGTTTATCAGGAAAAGAACTGTTTCAAAGAGAACTCAAAAAATTTGAGACTGCCTACCAATCTTATTTTTTAGAGGGTGAAACAAAGCCCAGGCATATTGGCGAGCCCTTTTTGCTGCACAATCGGTCATCCACCAGAGGGATTCTTCTGGTTCACGGATTAATGGCCGCCCCTGAAGAGGTCCGTGAATGGGCCCAGTTTTTATACGCAAAAGGATATACCGTATATGCCCCCAGGCTTGCCGGCCAAGGGACTTCGGCCGTTGACCTTAGCACCAGGCATTATACCGAATGGATCGAATCTGTGGATACGGGCAAGGCCATCCTCAAACCCCTTTGCAGCAAAATGGTGATCGGCGGATTTTCAACCGGGGCAGGCCTCGCCCTTGAACAGGCCATACATCACCCCAATGATTTTGATGGCGTAATCTCAATCAGCGCCCCGCTTAAATTCAAAGGCCGATCTGCCGATTTCGTGGAAATCCTCCATGCCTGGAACAATCTGGTCTGCGGTTTTGGAATGAATTGCCTGGCCAGGCCATATGCTCAAAATCACCCGGATAATCCCCATATCAATTACCATCGCTGCCCTGTACAGGGTATTGTTCAGGTCAAAGCCCTGATGAAAAAGGTCTATCCCGGCCTTTGTTCCATTAAAATCCCTGCCCTGATTATCCAGGGAACGGCCGACCCCAAAGTGGACCCTAAAAGCGGGAAAAAAATATTCCAGGGTCTGAGCCGGTCTGATGCATATTATCGAGGAATAGATTTTCACCAGCATGGGATAATCCGGGGACAAATTGCCCAAAAGGTGTTTGACGAAGTTGACACTTTTCTCAAGGTCATTTACCCGGCATAA
- a CDS encoding MBL fold metallo-hydrolase — MAKIILKEVDKVEILTLQDNYVDLASQDGNDVVQRAMPLKGMDFANSILAEHGFSALVSIICGDTVRTVLFDFGFSQTGAFENSKALNVDLSTIEMMALSHGHSDHTGGFKAMVEGIGQKGMKLVAHPAAFRKDCVIKITEEFKIGMPKLEKEEIKAAGVDLIESKAPYPMLDEALWFLGGIPRKTEFEKGSAAFHYQEGGEEKWDAIDDDTSLVAHVRGKGLVILFGCAHAGIINTIEYAKEQTGVDALFAVMGGFHLTGQEFAPIIEPTAMALKE; from the coding sequence ATGGCAAAGATCATACTCAAAGAAGTTGATAAAGTTGAAATTCTTACCCTTCAGGACAATTATGTCGATCTGGCCTCCCAGGACGGCAATGATGTGGTGCAGCGTGCCATGCCCCTAAAGGGGATGGATTTTGCAAATAGTATCCTTGCAGAACACGGGTTTTCAGCCCTTGTTTCCATTATCTGCGGTGATACGGTCAGAACCGTTCTGTTTGATTTTGGGTTTTCCCAAACCGGGGCCTTTGAGAATTCAAAGGCGCTCAATGTTGATCTTTCAACTATTGAAATGATGGCCCTTTCCCATGGGCACAGTGATCATACCGGCGGCTTTAAAGCCATGGTTGAGGGAATCGGTCAAAAGGGCATGAAACTTGTGGCCCACCCGGCAGCATTCAGGAAAGACTGTGTTATCAAAATCACAGAAGAGTTTAAAATTGGGATGCCCAAACTGGAAAAAGAGGAGATAAAAGCGGCCGGAGTAGACTTAATTGAATCAAAAGCCCCCTATCCCATGCTTGATGAGGCCCTCTGGTTTTTGGGCGGTATTCCCAGAAAAACCGAATTTGAAAAAGGATCTGCCGCCTTTCACTACCAGGAGGGTGGAGAAGAAAAATGGGACGCCATTGACGATGACACCTCCCTTGTGGCCCATGTCAGGGGAAAAGGACTTGTTATCCTTTTCGGATGTGCCCATGCCGGGATCATTAACACCATTGAGTATGCAAAAGAGCAGACCGGCGTGGACGCGCTTTTTGCCGTCATGGGCGGATTCCATTTGACCGGCCAGGAGTTTGCCCCCATTATCGAACCCACAGCCATGGCACTCAAGGAGTAG